From one Rubrobacter xylanophilus genomic stretch:
- a CDS encoding heavy-metal-associated domain-containing protein, whose translation MTEIRLTVPDMSCGHCKAAIEGELTKLPTVQANADPDTKIVEVSYDESRVGEKEIKAAIEEAGYTVAA comes from the coding sequence ATGACCGAGATCAGGTTGACCGTTCCGGACATGAGCTGCGGCCACTGCAAGGCCGCCATCGAGGGGGAGCTCACGAAGCTCCCCACCGTCCAGGCCAACGCCGATCCGGACACCAAGATCGTCGAGGTCTCCTACGACGAGAGCCGGGTCGGCGAGAAGGAGATAAAGGCCGCCATCGAGGAGGCCGGCTACACCGTCGCCGCCTGA
- a CDS encoding metallophosphoesterase family protein produces the protein MTRIVHISDLHFGKPAAHERLEALKGLVPGLRPTAVAVSGDLTQRCANREFEQARSYLKELERSAPCIVVPGNHDIRWLGAVARNLGFAGLFRRKAHEFKYSRYRRYIREELSPALEIPGAVIAGLNTAHGISRGSLTRRLKDLGVIGHVRRSDVERARRLFEQAPPGAARVVMIHHNPIKGPVSGRHGLANTEWALEVLASIGTELILCGHDHQEAIHAIERTPGLVISTAGTISNRVRPGRSSSFNLVDIGQESLRIVTYTWNRDMKNFLPSTERLFPRPRKPRRYNLNSMKDDGRDLGHVEQTDPRR, from the coding sequence GTGACCCGCATCGTCCACATCTCCGATCTGCACTTCGGCAAGCCCGCCGCCCACGAGCGGCTCGAAGCCCTGAAAGGACTGGTGCCCGGCCTGCGTCCCACCGCGGTGGCCGTCTCCGGCGACCTGACCCAGCGCTGCGCCAACCGCGAGTTCGAACAGGCCCGCTCCTACTTGAAGGAGCTGGAGAGAAGTGCCCCCTGCATCGTCGTGCCGGGCAACCACGACATCCGCTGGCTGGGCGCGGTGGCACGCAACCTGGGGTTCGCCGGCCTCTTCCGCCGCAAGGCCCACGAGTTCAAGTACTCCCGCTACCGGCGTTACATCCGTGAAGAGCTCAGCCCCGCACTCGAGATCCCGGGCGCCGTCATCGCCGGGCTCAACACCGCCCACGGCATCAGCCGCGGCTCCCTCACCCGGCGCCTGAAGGACCTGGGCGTGATCGGCCACGTCCGCCGGAGCGACGTGGAGCGGGCGCGCCGGCTGTTCGAGCAGGCTCCGCCAGGGGCGGCCCGGGTCGTCATGATCCACCACAACCCCATAAAGGGCCCCGTCTCCGGCCGCCACGGCCTGGCCAACACCGAATGGGCCCTGGAGGTCCTCGCCTCCATCGGCACCGAGCTGATCCTCTGCGGCCACGACCACCAGGAGGCCATCCACGCCATAGAACGCACCCCCGGGCTCGTGATCTCCACTGCGGGCACCATCTCCAACCGCGTACGCCCGGGACGCTCCTCCAGCTTCAACCTGGTGGACATCGGCCAGGAGAGCCTCAGGATCGTCACCTACACCTGGAACCGCGACATGAAAAACTTCCTCCCCTCCACCGAGAGGCTCTTCCCCCGCCCCCGCAAGCCCAGACGGTATAATTTGAACTCGATGAAAGATGATGGAAGGGATCTGGGCCATGTGGAGCAGACTGACCCGCGGCGGTGA
- a CDS encoding choice-of-anchor P family protein: MGGHASGRLKRLLTLWFGLLFGVALVTLVAGAGRGEAASQLKGSFRGNAYGTYANAQAGPVAATLGRSAFIPCPCNGTGGKTRSNSVDSLDAGRVLKAGVLRSTVFTRKTSTSARVRNTSTVSGLNLLDGLITADAVRAVANTNADARRIRASATGSSFVDLRVNGKRVADVSPNTRINLPGLGYVVLKSVKPGGNGKSLRTVRVEMITVVVTRENDFGLPVGARIVVAHAYSGFSRNQPKVIVGGQAYAATANAKIGDTLQNNIGKAAFVVMGCEGTGGKVRTNNIAALSAGNVLSIGSGRTTAFGGRRGSGTVARTTATVQDLSLLGGLITADAVKAVARDTFRNGRRISSTQGTEFARLRVAGIPLPINVRPNTRLDLPGLGYVVVNEQKVPPRGSGGRTQVNGLRVVVTRNNLLGLPVGAQITVAHASSRVARF; this comes from the coding sequence ATGGGGGGACATGCGAGCGGGAGGCTCAAACGGCTGCTGACTCTGTGGTTTGGGCTGTTGTTCGGTGTTGCGCTCGTCACGCTGGTGGCGGGGGCCGGCAGGGGTGAGGCGGCTTCGCAGCTGAAGGGCTCCTTCCGGGGTAACGCCTATGGCACCTATGCGAACGCCCAGGCCGGTCCGGTGGCGGCGACGCTCGGGCGTTCGGCCTTCATCCCCTGTCCGTGCAACGGAACCGGGGGCAAGACACGCTCCAACTCCGTCGACTCGCTCGACGCCGGTCGGGTGCTGAAGGCGGGGGTGCTGCGCAGCACCGTCTTCACCAGGAAGACCTCCACCTCGGCGCGGGTGCGGAACACCTCCACGGTGAGCGGGCTCAACCTGCTCGACGGTCTCATCACGGCCGACGCGGTGAGGGCCGTGGCCAACACCAACGCCGACGCCCGGAGGATAAGGGCCTCGGCCACCGGTTCCTCCTTCGTCGACCTGCGGGTCAACGGTAAGCGGGTGGCCGACGTCTCGCCCAACACCAGGATAAACCTCCCCGGGCTCGGGTACGTCGTCCTCAAGAGCGTCAAGCCCGGCGGCAACGGCAAGAGTCTACGGACGGTCAGGGTGGAGATGATCACGGTCGTCGTCACCCGGGAGAACGACTTCGGGCTGCCGGTCGGGGCCAGGATCGTGGTGGCTCACGCCTACAGCGGCTTCTCCCGCAACCAGCCGAAGGTCATCGTCGGCGGCCAGGCCTACGCGGCGACCGCCAACGCCAAGATCGGGGACACCCTCCAGAACAACATCGGCAAGGCCGCCTTCGTGGTCATGGGGTGCGAGGGGACCGGCGGCAAGGTACGGACCAACAACATAGCGGCCCTGAGCGCCGGCAACGTCCTCTCCATCGGCAGCGGGAGGACCACCGCCTTCGGCGGCCGGCGCGGCTCCGGCACCGTCGCCAGGACCACCGCCACGGTCCAGGATCTCAGCCTGCTCGGCGGTCTCATCACGGCTGATGCGGTAAAGGCCGTGGCTCGCGACACCTTCAGGAACGGCCGGAGGATCAGCTCCACCCAGGGCACCGAGTTCGCCCGGCTGCGGGTCGCGGGGATTCCGCTCCCCATAAACGTCCGGCCGAACACACGCCTGGACCTCCCCGGCCTCGGCTACGTGGTGGTGAACGAGCAGAAGGTACCTCCGCGGGGCTCCGGCGGCAGGACCCAGGTCAACGGTCTGCGGGTGGTGGTGACCCGGAACAACCTGCTCGGGCTCCCGGTGGGCGCCCAGATCACGGTGGCCCACGCCAGCAGCCGGGTGGCCCGCTTCTGA
- a CDS encoding TetR/AcrR family transcriptional regulator, producing MRHLAEVRRRQILEVALRMFSERGYEGTPLSAVAEEVGLSKAGIVHHFPHKDDILQALFQPLFEEVEELLEGGPGREELLEGYLEVMLRNRRLTVLLATDLAILNRPRIGERVCALNLRLRAALAGSGAGLEEQMRAECALGALRSPVIFFPGADPGPVRRVSLESARRVLGFGGPA from the coding sequence GTGCGGCATCTGGCGGAGGTTCGGCGGCGGCAGATCCTGGAGGTGGCGCTGCGGATGTTTTCGGAGCGGGGCTACGAGGGGACGCCGCTCAGCGCCGTCGCCGAAGAGGTCGGTCTGAGCAAGGCCGGGATCGTGCACCACTTCCCGCACAAGGACGACATCCTGCAGGCGCTCTTCCAGCCCCTTTTTGAGGAGGTGGAGGAGCTGCTGGAGGGAGGCCCCGGCAGGGAGGAGCTGCTCGAGGGGTATCTGGAGGTCATGCTCCGCAACCGCCGCCTGACGGTGCTCCTGGCGACCGATCTGGCGATCCTGAACCGGCCCCGGATCGGGGAGCGGGTGTGCGCGCTGAACCTGCGGCTGCGGGCGGCGCTCGCGGGGTCTGGGGCGGGCCTCGAGGAGCAGATGCGGGCCGAGTGCGCGCTCGGCGCGCTGCGGTCGCCGGTGATCTTCTTTCCTGGCGCGGACCCCGGCCCGGTCAGGAGGGTGTCGCTGGAGTCCGCGCGCCGGGTGCTCGGGTTCGGCGGACCGGCATGA
- a CDS encoding metal-sensitive transcriptional regulator, giving the protein MSEERSRSEAPSNGGSCDVHGYIKADHKDKLINRLRRIEGQVRGVQGMVEREEYCIDILTQISSLIAASEKVAAMVLKDHMDHCVREAVKDGERADEKMEELTAAVERFLKLDRR; this is encoded by the coding sequence ATGTCGGAAGAGAGGTCTAGGAGCGAGGCTCCTTCGAACGGAGGTTCCTGCGACGTGCACGGCTACATAAAGGCGGACCACAAGGACAAGCTGATAAACCGTCTGCGCCGGATAGAGGGGCAGGTGCGGGGCGTGCAGGGGATGGTCGAGCGCGAGGAGTACTGCATAGACATCCTCACTCAGATCTCCAGCCTCATCGCCGCCTCGGAGAAAGTAGCCGCGATGGTGCTGAAAGACCACATGGATCACTGCGTACGGGAGGCCGTGAAGGACGGAGAGCGTGCGGACGAAAAGATGGAGGAGCTGACCGCTGCCGTAGAGCGATTCCTGAAGCTGGACAGGAGGTAA
- a CDS encoding OsmC family protein has product MAAERRAEVVWEGDLLRGSGRFTVGSGAFGEMPVTWASRTESPDGKTSPEELIAAAHASCFAMALSFVLGEGGNPPERLEIGATSTFEEADGGFRISRMQLDVRGRVPGLDEEGFRSAVEQAEQGCPVSNALRGNVDISVSARLEG; this is encoded by the coding sequence ATGGCTGCGGAGCGCCGGGCCGAGGTCGTGTGGGAGGGAGACCTCCTCCGGGGCAGCGGGAGGTTCACCGTGGGCAGCGGGGCCTTCGGGGAGATGCCGGTCACCTGGGCGTCGCGCACCGAGAGCCCCGACGGCAAGACCAGCCCCGAGGAGCTCATCGCGGCGGCCCACGCGTCGTGTTTCGCCATGGCCCTCTCCTTCGTGCTCGGTGAGGGGGGCAACCCGCCGGAGCGGCTGGAGATCGGTGCGACCTCAACCTTCGAGGAGGCGGATGGGGGTTTCAGGATCTCCCGGATGCAACTGGACGTCAGGGGCAGGGTCCCCGGCCTCGACGAGGAGGGTTTCCGGAGCGCGGTCGAGCAGGCCGAGCAGGGCTGCCCGGTCAGCAACGCCCTGCGGGGCAACGTGGATATCAGCGTGAGCGCGCGCCTGGAGGGATAG
- a CDS encoding alpha/beta fold hydrolase: protein MEMRSARVASPFERGGGPGLPLVLLHAFPLSGRMWEPQVAAFSVDRRVITPDYPGFGRVRRTPAQPDVRYYAEEVRSLLDRLELERVVLGGLSMGGYVAFECLRLFPERIAALVLADTRPDPDTEQMRESRRELARRVAEEGVGVLVETQPKRLLSPRTLERRPKVVERVKEMILESTPGGVVAALGAMRDRPDSTPLLEEIRVPTLVVGGEDDALSTPELMGEMAAKIPDSRHVVLPHAGHLCSLENPEGFNAALEELLRDLG from the coding sequence ATGGAGATGAGGTCGGCGAGGGTAGCGTCACCGTTCGAGCGCGGCGGGGGCCCGGGGCTGCCCCTGGTGCTGCTGCACGCCTTTCCACTGAGCGGGAGGATGTGGGAGCCGCAGGTGGCGGCGTTCTCCGTGGATCGCCGGGTCATAACCCCGGACTACCCGGGGTTCGGACGCGTCCGGCGCACCCCGGCGCAGCCCGACGTCCGCTACTACGCCGAGGAGGTGCGCTCGCTGCTGGACCGGCTGGAGCTGGAGCGGGTGGTCCTCGGAGGCCTCTCCATGGGCGGGTACGTGGCCTTCGAGTGCCTCCGGCTCTTCCCCGAGAGGATAGCGGCCCTGGTGCTCGCCGACACCCGGCCCGACCCGGACACCGAGCAGATGAGGGAGAGCCGCCGGGAGCTGGCCCGCAGGGTCGCCGAGGAGGGAGTCGGGGTGCTGGTGGAGACGCAGCCGAAGCGCCTGCTCTCCCCGCGGACGCTGGAGAGGCGCCCGAAGGTGGTGGAGCGGGTGAAGGAGATGATCCTGGAGAGCACTCCGGGCGGCGTGGTGGCCGCGCTGGGGGCCATGCGCGATCGGCCGGACTCCACCCCGCTGCTGGAGGAGATCCGGGTCCCCACCCTGGTCGTCGGGGGCGAGGACGACGCCCTCTCCACCCCGGAGTTGATGGGCGAGATGGCCGCGAAGATCCCGGACTCCCGCCACGTGGTGCTCCCGCACGCCGGGCACCTCTGCAGCCTGGAGAACCCGGAGGGCTTCAACGCGGCGCTCGAGGAGCTCCTGCGAGACCTCGGTTAA
- a CDS encoding alkaline phosphatase D family protein yields MEMDGIRLGRGGIDRRTFVRASGAGAAALVFGVGPFVEKAVARPAFRDYPFRLGVASGDPSPDGFVIWTRLAPEPLAGDGRGGMPPDRKVLVRWEVSEEEGFGRGVVRRGRVEARPELGHSVHVEVGGLRAGRWYWYRFEAGGEVSPVGRARTLPSFGRDAGRMSFAFASCQQYEHGYYNAYRRMAEEDLDLVLHLGDYIYEYGPNEYRAPGGNVRLHDGPETVTLAAYRNRHALYRSDRDLQAAHAAFPWLVTWDDHEVENNYAGEIPEQGQSPEAFLRRRAAAYQAYYEHMPLRRSSVPRGPDMRLYRRLTWGNLVEFNLLDTRQYRDDQAYGDGIKPPGEESRSPDRTMTGREQERWLFDGLAGSYARWNVLAQQVFFSRRDFDTTGGVTYSMDAWDGYEAQRDRIVDFMARSGVHNPVVITGDVHNNWVSEILRDFDDPGSEVVGVEFVGTSISSGGDGADTSAEQQAILAGNPHIKFFNGQRGYVRCTVTPERWRTDYRIVPYVSQPGARVYTRASFVVEAGRPGLRQAAANAVPSRDPAFIEPDRARIREQRLAGR; encoded by the coding sequence ATGGAGATGGACGGCATCCGGCTGGGGCGCGGTGGCATCGACCGCAGAACCTTCGTCAGGGCCAGCGGTGCGGGGGCTGCGGCGCTCGTCTTCGGGGTGGGTCCTTTCGTCGAGAAGGCGGTGGCGCGGCCGGCCTTCCGGGACTACCCGTTCCGGCTGGGGGTGGCCTCTGGAGACCCATCCCCCGACGGCTTCGTCATCTGGACCCGCCTGGCCCCGGAGCCCCTCGCCGGGGACGGCCGCGGGGGGATGCCGCCCGACAGGAAGGTTCTAGTGCGCTGGGAGGTCTCGGAGGAGGAGGGCTTTGGCCGTGGGGTGGTGAGGCGGGGGAGGGTTGAGGCGCGGCCGGAGCTGGGGCACTCGGTGCACGTTGAGGTTGGGGGCTTGAGGGCCGGGAGGTGGTACTGGTACAGGTTTGAGGCCGGGGGGGAGGTGAGCCCCGTCGGCCGGGCCAGGACGCTTCCTTCCTTCGGGAGGGACGCAGGACGGATGTCTTTCGCCTTCGCCTCCTGTCAGCAGTACGAGCACGGCTACTACAACGCCTACCGGCGGATGGCGGAGGAGGATCTGGACCTCGTCCTGCACCTCGGCGACTACATCTACGAGTACGGGCCCAACGAGTACCGGGCGCCGGGGGGCAACGTCCGGCTGCACGACGGTCCCGAGACCGTCACCCTCGCCGCCTACCGCAACCGGCACGCCCTCTACCGGTCGGACCGGGACCTGCAGGCCGCCCACGCCGCCTTCCCCTGGCTCGTCACCTGGGACGACCACGAGGTCGAGAACAACTACGCCGGTGAGATCCCGGAGCAGGGCCAGTCGCCGGAGGCCTTTCTGCGGCGGCGGGCCGCGGCCTATCAGGCCTACTACGAGCACATGCCCCTCAGGCGCTCCTCCGTCCCGCGGGGACCGGACATGCGGCTCTACCGACGGCTCACCTGGGGCAATCTCGTGGAGTTCAACCTCCTCGACACCCGCCAGTACCGGGACGACCAGGCCTACGGCGACGGGATAAAGCCGCCCGGTGAGGAGTCCCGCAGCCCCGACAGGACCATGACCGGCCGGGAGCAGGAGCGGTGGTTGTTCGATGGGCTCGCCGGCTCCTACGCCCGGTGGAACGTGCTCGCCCAGCAGGTGTTCTTCTCCCGCCGGGACTTCGACACCACCGGGGGAGTGACCTACAGCATGGACGCCTGGGACGGCTACGAGGCCCAGCGCGACAGGATCGTGGATTTCATGGCCCGCAGCGGCGTCCACAACCCCGTCGTCATAACCGGGGACGTGCACAACAACTGGGTGAGCGAGATCCTCCGGGACTTCGACGATCCCGGCTCGGAGGTGGTGGGGGTGGAGTTCGTCGGCACCTCCATCAGCTCCGGCGGCGACGGGGCGGACACCAGCGCCGAGCAGCAGGCGATCCTGGCCGGGAACCCGCACATAAAGTTCTTCAACGGCCAGCGCGGCTACGTCCGCTGCACCGTGACCCCGGAACGCTGGCGGACGGACTACCGCATAGTCCCCTACGTCAGCCAGCCCGGAGCCCGCGTCTACACCCGGGCTTCCTTCGTGGTCGAGGCCGGGCGGCCCGGCCTCCGGCAAGCGGCGGCAAACGCCGTCCCCTCCCGAGATCCGGCGTTCATAGAGCCGGACCGGGCCCGGATCCGTGAGCAGCGGCTGGCCGGGCGGTAA
- a CDS encoding DMT family transporter has protein sequence MRLLYTLLLLGVTAVWGWTFVVVQEAITAYGVLGFLALRFTLASGAMAPLMARRTAARTLLVGSGIGVVLAAGYLLQTLGLLYTTPTNSGLITGLFVVFAPLAARFLFGERLSRRVMLAVGLSMLGMVLLAGQSPSGVRVGDALTLGCAAALGLHIALLSRYAREHDAGVLAFAQMLSMAALFWLMWPLFEPVSAPPAGVWPALLLTGLVASAGAFWVQTTVQQHITAARAAVILTMEPVFAALFGYWLAGDRLNPVQLLGAVLILSALVVGEVLPALRSRGKK, from the coding sequence GTGCGGCTTCTGTACACGCTGCTGCTCCTCGGGGTCACCGCCGTCTGGGGGTGGACCTTCGTCGTCGTGCAGGAGGCCATCACCGCCTACGGGGTGCTGGGGTTTCTGGCGCTGCGCTTCACGTTGGCGAGCGGGGCGATGGCCCCGCTCATGGCCCGCCGGACGGCGGCGCGGACGCTGCTCGTGGGGAGTGGCATCGGGGTGGTGCTGGCGGCGGGCTACCTCCTGCAGACCCTGGGGCTTCTGTACACCACGCCAACCAACTCCGGGCTCATAACCGGCCTGTTCGTGGTCTTCGCCCCGCTGGCCGCCCGGTTCCTGTTCGGGGAGCGGCTCTCCCGCCGGGTGATGCTGGCGGTGGGGCTCAGCATGCTCGGCATGGTGCTGCTCGCGGGCCAGAGCCCCTCCGGTGTCAGGGTGGGCGACGCGCTCACCCTCGGCTGCGCGGCGGCGCTCGGGCTGCACATCGCCCTGCTCTCCCGCTACGCCCGCGAGCACGACGCCGGAGTGCTGGCCTTCGCCCAGATGCTCTCCATGGCGGCGCTCTTCTGGCTGATGTGGCCGCTCTTCGAGCCCGTGAGCGCTCCCCCTGCAGGGGTCTGGCCCGCCCTCCTCCTCACCGGCCTGGTGGCCTCGGCCGGGGCCTTCTGGGTGCAGACCACCGTCCAGCAGCACATAACCGCCGCCCGGGCCGCCGTGATCCTGACCATGGAGCCCGTCTTCGCCGCCCTCTTCGGCTACTGGCTCGCCGGCGACAGGCTCAACCCGGTGCAGCTCCTCGGGGCAGTCCTGATCCTCTCGGCCCTCGTCGTGGGGGAGGTGCTCCCCGCCCTCCGCAGCAGGGGAAAGAAGTGA
- a CDS encoding cysteine hydrolase family protein encodes MARTVEVPEYEVHGEVRVDPASTALIVVDMQNDFVKEGGALVVPDAEATIPAIKRLLDLARESGMRVVFTQDTHTEGDPEWEIWGEHCREGTWGWRIVDELEPREDELVLRKVRYDAFYGTHLDHFLRVWGVDTLVICGTVASICVHYTAASAALRWYGVVVPRDATSALHPFDLESSLRQTAFLFAGRITESGNIRAEPPAYRSKLEEAAGE; translated from the coding sequence ATGGCCCGTACGGTCGAGGTTCCGGAGTACGAGGTTCACGGAGAGGTCCGGGTGGATCCGGCGAGCACGGCGCTCATCGTCGTGGACATGCAGAACGACTTCGTCAAGGAGGGCGGGGCGCTCGTCGTTCCGGACGCCGAGGCGACCATCCCCGCCATAAAGAGGCTTCTCGATCTCGCCCGCGAATCCGGCATGAGGGTCGTCTTCACCCAGGACACCCACACCGAGGGAGACCCGGAGTGGGAGATCTGGGGCGAGCACTGCCGGGAGGGAACGTGGGGATGGCGGATCGTGGACGAGCTCGAGCCCCGCGAGGACGAGCTCGTCCTCCGCAAGGTGCGCTACGATGCCTTCTACGGCACCCACCTCGACCACTTCCTGCGGGTCTGGGGGGTGGACACCCTCGTAATCTGCGGCACGGTGGCCAGCATCTGCGTCCACTACACCGCGGCGAGCGCGGCCCTGCGCTGGTACGGCGTGGTGGTCCCCAGGGACGCCACCTCCGCGCTGCACCCGTTCGACCTCGAGTCCTCCCTGCGCCAGACCGCCTTCCTGTTCGCCGGGAGGATAACCGAGAGCGGGAACATACGGGCGGAGCCCCCGGCCTACCGGAGCAAGCTCGAGGAGGCCGCAGGGGAGTAG
- a CDS encoding heavy metal translocating P-type ATPase — translation MSDKRLQVITLPVTGMTCASCANRVEKALARAPGVSSANVNFAAEKASVEYDPEETDPDRLVRAVEEAGYGARTRKASFGVTGMSCASCVGRVERALRRVPGVLEVSVNLAAERASVEYLPGTVELEDLERAVEGAGYGVVREEEEESFEDVHEREYRKLRNDFLWAAGLTTFIVLGSLPMIFGFEPPVPRGWLNAGLLLLATPVQFWAGRRFYRSAWGALRHGQANMSTLVVLGTSAAYLYSAIATFAPQLFAGRADVYFDTSSVIITLILLGRLLEARARGRTNEAIKKLAGLQARTARVVRNGEERDVPVEEVEEGDVVVVRPGEKVPVDGVVVAGESAVDESMITGEPMPVVKRAGDEVIGATMNTSGSFRFKATKVGRDTALARIIRMVEEAQGSKAPIQRLADRISGVFVPAVMAVAAVTFGLWLAFGPEPALTFALLNMVAVLIIACPCAMGLATPTSIMVGTGKGAEMGVLIKGGEALENAHGLDAVVLDKTGTLTRGEPELTDVATYDGLPEQELLQLVASAERSSEHPLGEAIVRGARKRGVEPGEAEGFEAVAGGGVKARVEGRNVLVGSQRFLEESGISGDGLAPRGEELARDGKTPVFVAVDGEPAGLVAVADTLREEAREAIEQLHGMGLEVAMITGDDRRTAEAIARELGIDRVLAEVLPQDKAAEVRRLQEEGRKVGMVGDGINDAPALAQADVGIAIGTGTDVAMEAADITLISGDVRGVARAIKLSKATMKNIKQNLFWAFAYNVALIPVAAGVLYLFFSDGTVPEVLHPILGEYGFLNPVLAAAAMALSSVTVLGNALRLRRVRIA, via the coding sequence ATGAGCGATAAGCGACTTCAGGTGATCACGCTCCCGGTCACGGGGATGACTTGTGCCTCGTGCGCGAACCGGGTGGAGAAGGCGCTTGCGCGGGCGCCGGGGGTTTCTTCGGCGAACGTGAACTTTGCTGCGGAGAAGGCCAGCGTGGAGTATGACCCGGAGGAGACGGATCCGGACCGCCTGGTAAGGGCCGTAGAGGAGGCGGGATACGGCGCGCGGACGCGCAAGGCGAGCTTCGGGGTCACGGGGATGAGCTGCGCGAGCTGTGTGGGACGCGTGGAGAGGGCACTCCGGCGGGTACCGGGGGTACTCGAAGTGAGCGTGAACCTCGCGGCCGAGAGAGCGAGCGTGGAGTACCTGCCGGGGACGGTGGAGTTGGAGGACCTCGAGCGGGCCGTGGAGGGCGCCGGCTACGGCGTGGTTCGCGAGGAGGAAGAGGAGAGCTTCGAGGACGTCCACGAGCGGGAGTACCGAAAGCTCAGGAACGACTTCCTCTGGGCGGCGGGGCTAACGACCTTCATCGTGCTCGGCAGCCTACCGATGATCTTCGGGTTCGAGCCTCCGGTTCCGAGGGGCTGGCTCAACGCAGGGCTTCTATTGTTGGCGACGCCGGTACAGTTCTGGGCCGGGCGGCGCTTCTACCGGAGCGCCTGGGGTGCGCTCAGGCACGGGCAGGCCAACATGAGCACGCTGGTGGTGCTGGGCACCAGCGCTGCCTACCTCTACAGCGCGATAGCCACCTTCGCGCCGCAACTGTTCGCCGGCCGGGCCGACGTGTACTTCGACACCTCATCGGTCATCATCACGCTCATCCTGCTCGGGAGGCTGCTCGAGGCGCGGGCCAGGGGCAGGACCAACGAGGCCATAAAGAAGCTCGCGGGCCTGCAGGCCAGGACTGCTCGCGTGGTTCGCAACGGCGAAGAGAGGGATGTCCCCGTCGAGGAGGTGGAGGAGGGGGACGTGGTAGTGGTGCGGCCCGGCGAGAAGGTACCGGTGGACGGCGTGGTCGTCGCCGGGGAGTCGGCGGTGGACGAGTCCATGATCACGGGCGAGCCCATGCCGGTGGTCAAGCGAGCCGGGGACGAGGTCATCGGTGCGACCATGAACACCTCCGGATCGTTCAGGTTTAAGGCTACGAAGGTCGGCAGGGACACGGCGCTCGCCCGGATCATACGGATGGTAGAGGAGGCGCAAGGCTCGAAGGCCCCCATTCAGCGCCTGGCCGATCGGATCAGCGGCGTCTTCGTCCCGGCGGTTATGGCCGTGGCCGCCGTCACCTTCGGTCTCTGGCTGGCCTTCGGACCCGAGCCGGCCCTCACCTTCGCCCTGCTGAACATGGTGGCCGTCCTGATCATCGCCTGTCCGTGCGCCATGGGCCTGGCTACGCCGACCTCGATCATGGTCGGCACCGGCAAGGGCGCCGAGATGGGCGTGCTGATCAAGGGCGGCGAGGCTCTGGAGAACGCCCACGGGCTCGACGCCGTCGTGCTGGACAAAACGGGCACCCTCACGCGTGGTGAGCCGGAGCTGACCGACGTGGCAACCTACGACGGCCTTCCGGAGCAGGAGTTACTGCAGCTCGTCGCTTCCGCGGAGCGCAGCTCCGAGCATCCGCTGGGCGAGGCCATCGTCAGAGGCGCGAGGAAGCGCGGCGTCGAACCGGGCGAGGCCGAGGGGTTCGAAGCCGTTGCCGGAGGAGGCGTGAAGGCCCGGGTGGAGGGACGCAACGTCCTCGTCGGTAGCCAGCGCTTCCTCGAGGAGTCCGGCATCTCCGGGGACGGGCTCGCGCCCCGCGGTGAGGAGCTCGCCCGGGACGGCAAGACCCCCGTCTTCGTGGCGGTCGACGGCGAGCCGGCCGGTCTGGTCGCCGTCGCCGACACGTTGAGAGAAGAGGCGCGAGAGGCCATCGAGCAGCTCCACGGAATGGGGCTCGAGGTCGCCATGATCACCGGCGACGACCGGCGCACGGCCGAAGCCATAGCGAGAGAGCTGGGCATCGACCGTGTGCTCGCCGAGGTGCTGCCGCAGGACAAGGCCGCCGAGGTTCGGCGCCTGCAGGAGGAGGGCAGGAAGGTCGGCATGGTCGGCGACGGGATAAACGACGCACCGGCGCTCGCACAGGCTGACGTGGGCATCGCCATCGGCACCGGCACCGACGTGGCGATGGAGGCCGCGGACATAACGCTCATCAGCGGCGACGTGCGCGGGGTGGCACGCGCCATAAAGCTCTCCAAGGCCACGATGAAGAACATAAAGCAAAACCTGTTCTGGGCGTTCGCCTACAACGTTGCGCTCATACCGGTGGCCGCGGGCGTACTCTATCTGTTCTTCTCGGACGGCACGGTACCGGAGGTTTTGCATCCCATCCTGGGCGAGTACGGGTTCCTAAACCCGGTGCTCGCGGCGGCGGCGATGGCGCTCTCGTCGGTGACGGTGCTCGGCAACGCGCTCAGGCTCCGCCGGGTGCGGATAGCCTGA